In Roseicyclus marinus, the genomic window GACGATGGGGAGCGCCGCGATGAAATTGCCGACGGGCAAAAGCCCCTTTTGCAAGAAGGGGGAGCGGTCGACGGCCAAGGCCGCGAGAAAGGCCGCGCCGCAGCCCATGATGTAGCCCGCAAGCGCGCCCTTGAGGATGGTCTGCTGGAAATCGGCCCAAAGGGTTGCTGTTTCCGTTACCATGCGCGCCCAGATCGCGGAGGGCGCAGGCAGGATGACGAAGGAGATGTCGTAGAGCTGCACCGCCATTTCCCAGAGCGCCAGAAGCGTCACCCCGAAGATGAGGGGGACGAGGAACCGGCTGCCCCTGCCCCGCGCGCGGTCGGCGAGGGTGGCGTTGAGCGCCCATGCGCCGAACCAGACGGCAAGGATGAGGGCCAGCCGCGTATCGGTGAGCGCTGCAAGGGCAATGAGGGCGGCGCCAAGGGCGGGCAGGCCCCACGGGGGGATGGCGGTCGCTTTCATGGCCGCGCCCCCATGCGTCTGAGGACGAGCTTTTCCAGCGCGCCGAGCAAGATCACGAGCGCCGCCGCACAGATCGCCGCCATGAAGAGCGCCGACCAGATCTGGATCGTCTGGCCGTAATAGCTGCCCGTCAAAAGCCGCGCGCCAAGGCCGAAGCGCGCGCCGGTGGGCAATTCGGCGACGATCGTGCCGACAAGTGCCGCCGCGATCGAGACCTTGAGCGAGGTGAAGAGGAAGGGCACCGAGGCCGGCAGGCGCAGTTTCCAGAAGGTCTGTCCCCGGCTGGCCGACCATGTGCGCATCAGGTCGAGGTCCATCGCATTGGGGCTGCGCAGGCCCGCCACCATGCCGACAACGACGGGAAAGAAGCTGAGATAGGAGGAGATCAGCGCCTTGGGCACCAGAAGCTTGGTATCCTCGGAGATCCAGCCTTGATCGACCGCGTTGTTGAGCGCGGGCAGGTTCGAGACCACGACGACGATGATGGGCGCGATGGCAAGGATCGGGATGGTCTGGCTGGCGATGGCCCAGGGCATGACGCTCATGTCCATGGCGCGCGAATGCACAATGCCCACGGCCAGGAGGATGCCGAGGAAACTGCCGATGCCAAAGCCCAGGATCGTGGGCCAGAGCGTGTGATAGGCGTGAAAGATCAGGTTGCGGGGATTGCCCTGCATCTCGCCCCGGCGTTCCCGCATGATCGGTTCGCCCGCCGTGGTGGACCAGAGTTCATTGAACACCTGGTGCGGCGTGGGCAGGACGGGGCGTTCCTGGTTCATGGTGGCGGCGACGATCTCCATCGTCGTCATCTCGAGGTTCTGGCGCGCAATCTGGTCGAGCGTCCAGGCGCGGTTCATCATCACGCTGGCCGCATACCAGATCGCCACGATGGCCAGAACGATGGTCAGGACAGGCAGGACGGCCGAGGCCAGCGCCGAAAGCGCGCCGGGGGCGCGCGGGCGGGCGGTATCGGCCAGGGCGCTCATCCCTGCCCCCGGTGCGGCCAGACGATCAGCGCGACCGCCACGATGCCAAGCGCCAGCCCCGCGGCCTGTTGCAACGTCGGACGTTCGCCAAAGACGGTCAGGCCAACGGCGCTGGCCAGCACCAGTTGCAGGACGGCCGAGACGGAAATGGCGACCGCCATCCCGCTTTCGCGCATGAGCCGCACCATCATCAGATTGCCCAGCGTGTAGAGGCAAAGCGCGATGAGCAGCACCCAGAATTTCGAATTGTCGACATAGTGGCGGAGCGTGGCGCTGGCCGCCAGAAAGACCAGCATCGCCCCGCCAAGCCAAAGGGTCAGTCCCGCGCTCATGCTATCCCCTCAATCGTCATAGGCGTGACCTGCGCGCAGCCCTTCGCGGACGCGATGGGCGATGGCGAGGAATTCGGGCGTGTCGCGGATATCGAGCGGGCGCTCGCGCGGCAGATCGCTTTCGATCACATCGGTGATGCGCCCCGGACGCGGCGACATGACGACGATCTTGGTGGACAGGTAGACCGCCTCGGGGATCGAATGGGTGACGAAGCCGATGGTTTTCTCGGTCCGCGCCCAGAGCTTGAGAAGCTGTTCGTTCAGGTGGTCGCGCACGATCTCGTCGAGCGCGCCGAAGGGTTCGTCCATCAGCAGGATATCGGCGTCGAAGGCGAGCGCGCGGGCGATGGAGGCGCGCTGCTGCATGCCCCCCGAAAGCTGCCAGGGAAATTTCTTGCCGAACCCTGCAAGATCAACAAGTTGCAGCACGTTGTTCACGCGCTTTTCCTGTTCGGCCCGATCAAAGCCCATGATCTCGAGCGGCAGGGCGATGTTCTTTTCGATCGTGCGCCACGGGTAAAGGCCCGCCGCCTGAAAGACATAGCCATAGGCGCGGTTCAGGCGCGCCTCTTCGGGGGACATGCCGTTGACGGTGATCGTGCCGCCCGTGGGATGTTCGAGCGCCGCGATGACCCGCAAAAACGTGGTCTTGCCGCAGCCCGAGGGGCCGATGAAGCTGACGAAATCGCCCTTGTCGATGGTGAGGGAGACATCGCGGAGCGCCTGCACCGGGCCATCGGCGGTCTGGAACACCAGATCGAGGTTTTCTGCCGCGATCACGGGGCTTTGCGGGGCGGTATTCATCTTGGTTGCGCGCGCGGCTTGGGCCATCACACCCCCGTTGCGGGAATGCCCGTCCGTTCCACGGGCCGGGGCGCGGTGAGATCTTTCCACGTCGAGAGCGCGCGGTTGACCGTGCCGTTGCCGGGGCGCTTGACAAATTGGCCATGCCCTTCTTGGGTGCGGATTTCGCCGTCATGGACGGCCACATGGCCACGGGTGAGCGTGAAGCGCGGCAGGCCCTTGACCTTGTGCCCTTCGAAGACGTTGTAATCGATGGCCGATTGCTGGCTGCCCGCCGTGATCGTCTTTTCCTTGGTCGGGTCCCAGACGACGATATCGGCATCGGCACCGACCAGGATCGCGCCCTTTTTCGGGTAGCAATTCAGGATCTTGGCGATATTCGTTGAGGTGATCGCCACGAATTCGTTGGGCGTGATCCGGCCCGTCGCCACCCCATGCGTCCAGAGCATCGGCATCCGGTCCTCGAGCCCGCCGGTGCCATTGGGGATCTTGGAGAAATCGCCGATCCCGTAGCGTTTCTGCTCGGTGGTGAAGGCGCAATGGTCCGTCGCCACGACCGAGAGCGAGCCCGACATGAGGCCCGCCCAGAGGCTGTCCTGATGCTTCTTGTTGCGGAAGGGCGGCGACATCACGCGGCGCGCGGCATGGTCCCAATCGGGGTGGAAATATTCGCTTTCATCAAGTGTCAGGTGCTGGATCAGCGGCTCGCCCCAGACACGTTTGCCCAGGGACCGCGCGCGCCGGATCGCCTCATGCGCATCCTCGGAGGAAACGTGAACGACGTAGAGCGGCACGCCCGCCATGTCGGCGATCATGATGGCGCGGTTCGTCGCCTCCCCCTCGACTTGCGCGGGGCGGGAATAGGCATGCGCCTCGGGGCCGGTATTGCCCTCGGCCAGAAGCTTGGCGGTCAGTTCGGCCACCACATCGCCGTTTTCGGCATGGACCATGGCGATCCCGCCCAGTTCCGCCAAGCGGTTGAAGGAGGCGAACAGCTCATCGTCATTGACCATGAGCGCGCCCTTGTAGGCCATGAAATGCTTGAAGGTGTTGATCCCGCGATCCTCGATCACGGTCTTCATCTCGTCGAACACCTGCTCGCCCCACCAGGTCACGGCCATGTGGTAGGAATAGTCGCAATTGGCGCGGCCCGCCTTGTTGTCCCACATCTGGAGCGCGTCGAGCAGGCCCTGACCGGGCGAGGGCAGCGCGAAATCCACGACCATCGTGGTCCCGCCCGACAGGGCCGCGCGGGTGCCGGATTCAAAGTCATCGGCGGAATAGGTGCCCATGAAAGGCATTTCGAGATGGGTATGGGGGTCGATGCCGCCCGGCATGACATAGGCGCCCGTGGCATCGAGCACCGTGTCGCCCGAAAGGTTCGGACCGATCTCGGTGATGCGGCCGCCCTCGATGCGGACATCGGCCGCGTAGCTCAGATCGCCGGTGACGATCGTGCCGCCCTTGATAACCGTGCTGCTCATCGTTTTCCCCCGTTTGGCGTGGTGTCAGGTCGTGGGTGTCCGGACGCAGATCATCCGGTTGTCGCGCGTCATCAGCGGCAGGAAGGTGGTCTCCACCCGCCCCTCGTAGCGGTACCAGTAGCAGCCGTCGCTTTCGATGCGCACCTGCGTCAGGTCCTGACCGGGCGCAGCCAGCGCGCGCACCTCTTCGCTCAACTCCTCGGTCTGGCCGTCGGGCGTCGTCGTGGCACAGGCCGACAGGACGAGAATTCCGGCCAGACCGGCCATGCGCATCAGGATCATTCGACAATCTCCGCAGTGTCCACGACAGCGTGGAACAGGACGTTGCAGCCGGCAGCGGCCCATTCGGGGCTGATCTCCTCGGCTTCGTTATGGGACAGCCCGTCGACACAGGGGCACATAACCATGGCCGTGGGCGCAAGGTCATTGATCCAGCAGGCGTCATGGCCCGCGCCCGAGACGATGTCCATGTGGGAATATCCAAGGCGCTCGGCGGCTTGGCGGATGGTGTTCACGCAGCCCTCGTCAAAGGCGGGCGGATCGAACTGACCAACGATCCTGGCCTCGAAGTTCACGCCGATCCCCTCGCAGAGCGCGGGGGCGCGGTCGAGCAATTCGTCGACCATGGCGTTGAGCTTGTCCAGAAGATGGCTGCGCATGTCGACGGTAAAGACGACCTTGCCGGGGATGATGTTGCGCGAGTTGGGGTAGACATCGATATGGCCGATGGCCCCCACCGCGCCCGGCTGGTTCTTCATCGCGATCTCGTGGACCAGTTCGGTCACAAGCGCGAGGCCCCGTCCCGCGTTCTTGCGCATGTGCATGGGGGTGGAGCCTGTGTGGCTTTCCTTGCCCGTCACGGTGCATTCGATCCAGCGCAGGCCCTGCCCATGGGTGACGACGCCGATATCCTTGCCCTCGGCCTCGAGGATCGGGCCCTGTTCGATGTGGAGTTCGAACATCGCATGCATCTTGCGCGCGCCGACGGGTTCGGAGCCTTTCCAGCCGATTCGCTCCAGCTCGTCGCCGAAGCGTTTGCCCTTGGCATCCACCCGATCATAGGCCCAGTCGAGCGTATGCCGCCCCGCGAAAACGCCCGAGGCAAGCATGGCGGGGGCAAAGCGCGTGCCTTCCTCGTTCGTCCAGTTGACGACGACGATGGGGTGTTTGGTCTTGATGTTCAGATCGTTGAGGGTGCGGATGACCTCAAGCCCGCCCAGAACACCCAGAACCCCGTCGTATTTGCCGCCCGTGGGCTGGGTGTCGAGGTGGCTGCCGACATAGACCGGCAGGGCATCCGGGTCGGTGCCTTCGCGGCGAGCGAACATGTTGCCGATCTGGTCTACGCCCATGGTGCAGCCTGCAGCCTCGCACCAGGATTGAAAGAGCGCGCGACCCTCGGCATCCTCGTCGGTCAGGGTCTGGCGGTTGTTGCCGCCCGCCACACCCGGCCCGATCCTGGCCATATCCATCAGCGAATTCCACAGCCGTTCGCCGTCGATCCTCATGTTCTCGGCTGGTGCCGGCATGGATGATCCTTCCCTGTCAGTATTTTACGGGCCGTTCTTAATGCAGCCTGTGAAGAATGTCGCGCAAGGTGCCGACAAGCTGGTCGATATGCGCCTTTTCGATGATCAAGGGCGGCGACATGGCGATGATATCGCCCGTGGTGCGGATCAGGACGCCCTTTTCATAGGCTTCGAGGAAGGCGCTGAAGGCGCGTTTCGTCGGCTCGCCCGGGATGGGTTCCAGCTCGATCCCCGCGATCAGACCCATGTTGCGGATGTCGATCACATGCGGGCAGTCGCGCAAGGAATGCACCGCGTCCTCCCAATAGGGGGCCATCTCGGCGGCGCGTTCGAACAACCCTTCCTCGCGGTAGGTTTCGAGCGTGGCGAGACCCGCGGCCGAGGCGATGGGATTGCCCGAATAGGTGTAGCCGTGGAAGAGCTCGATCAGATGCTCGGGGCCCTGCATGAAGGCATCGTGGATGTCCTTGGTCGCCAGCACGGCCCCCATCGGAATGACGCCATTGGTCAGGCCCTTGGCGCAGGTGATCATGTCGGGCATGACCCCGAAATGATCGGCGGCAAAGGGGCTTCCCAGGCGACCGAACCCGGTGATGACCTCGTCGAAGATGAGCAAGATGCCGTGCCTGGTGCAGATCTCGCGCAGCTTTTCCAGGTAGCCCTTGGGCGGCATCAGAACCCCGGTCGAGCCCGCCATGGGTTCGACGATCACGGCGGCGATGGTTTCGGGGCCATGCAGCGCCACGATACGCTCCAGCTCATCGGCCAGATGCGCGCCATGGTCCGGCTGCCCGCGCGAAAACGCGTTCTGCGCGGGCAGATGGGTGTGCGGCAGATGGTCGACGCCCGTCATCAGCGTGCCGAAGAACTTGCGGTTGTTGACGATGCCGCCCACCGAAATGCCGCCAAAGCCCACGCCGTGATAGCCGCGTTCGCGCCCGATCAGCCGCGTGCGCGTGCCCTGCCCGATCGCGCGCTGGTAGGCGATGGCGATCTTGAGCGCGGTATCCACCGCCTCGGAGCCGGAATTGGTGAAGAACACATGCTCGAACGGCGGGGGCGCCAGGTCGCGCAGGCGGTTGGCCAGATCGAAGGCCTTGGGATGGCCCATCTGGAAGGCCGGCGCGTAATCGAGTTCGCCCGCCTGCTGGCGGATCGCCTCGACGATCTTGGGGCGGTTGTGGCCTGCGTTGCAGCACCAAAGACCCGCCGTGCCGTCCAGCACCTCGCGCCCGTCCGCCGTCTTGTAATGCATGCGGTCGGCGCTGACGAACATCCGGGGCGTCTTCTTGAATTGCCGGTTCGCGGTGAAGGGCATCCAAAAAGCGGACAGATCATTGGGCACCGGGTTGGAACGGTCGAGCGCCATGGCGGCTTTCCCTGTCTTGCGCCCCCGGTCGCGCGCCGCCGGAGGCTCGGGTTATCGGACCTTGCGGTCACGGATTGGTTTTTGACCAAACGGTCAAGGCTACGCTAGCAGAGGCGCTGTGCCAGTCAATGAATTGTCCCCGAGGCCCTGCACAAAGACAAGGCTTATGATGGGCAAATGATCGGCGCGGCCCCGGCTTTGCCTGCCTGCTGGGCGTTGCGCGAAAGCGCCTCTTGTCTCGGGCCGCGCGCTTGGGTCTGATGGAGCCATGGCAGTCGCATCTCCCCGAACCCCGGCCCGCCCCCGGACCCGGACCCGGATCCAGACAAAGAACCGCGAAACCATCCTCGAAGCCGCGCTCGAGGTGTTTTCGCAGCATGGGTTCAGGGGGGCGACGCTCGACATGATCGCGGCCGAGGCGGGGCTGTCGAAACCCAACCTGCTCTATTACTTCCCCTCCAAGGAGGCGATCCACGTGACGCTTCTGAGCCAGTTGATGAACACCTGGCTCGACCCGTTGCGCGCGCTCGATCCCGGCGGCGATCCGGTGGCCGAGATCCTGGGCTATGCGCGGCGCAAGCTGGAGATGAGCCGGGATTTCCCCCGCGAATCGCGGCTCTTCGCCAACGAGATCGTGCAGGGCGCGCCCCGGATGCAGGCGGCGCTGGCCAGCGATCTCAAGACGCTGGTCGACGAAAAATCCGCCGTGATCCGGGGCTGGGCCGCGCAGGGAAAGATCGCCGATGTCGATCCGCATCACCTGATCTTCTCGATCTGGGCGCTGACGCAGCATTACGCCGATTTCGACGTGCAGGTCCGCGCGGTCCTGGGCGGCGCGCGCGACCCGATCGCCGAGGCGGAAGTGTTTCTCGACACGCTGTTCCGCCGGCTTCTCGCCCCCTGATCCCTTCATCTTTCCACAAATATGCTCGGGGGAGCCCGAGGGGGCAGACAGCCCCCTCGGTCCCGTCCTATTCCGCTGCGGTGCGGGCCGCGGGATTGTTGGGATGCGTGGTCCAGTTGGCATAATCATCGGACACGGTCACGCCCGTGCGCGGATCGACCGTGCCCGCCTCCATCCGCTCCATCGTGATGCAGCCCTCGACCGGGCAGACGTTCACGCACAGGTTGCAGGCGACGCATTCGTCATCCTGCACCTCGAAAACGCGGTCGGGCGACATGGTGATGGCCTGGTGGCTCGTATCCTCGCAGGCCGCATAGCAGCGCCCGCATTTGATGCAGGCGTCCTGGTCGATGCGGGCCTTGGTCACGTAATTGAGGTTCAGGTGCTGCCAATCGGTGACATTGGGGGTGGCGCGCCCGATCAGATCGGACAGCGCCATGTCCTTGTCATCGAGGTATTGCGACAGGCCCGAGATCATTTCCTGCACGATCTTGAACCCATAGGTCATGGCCGCGGTGCAGACCTGCACATTGCCCGCGCCCAGCGCCAGGAATTCGGCCGCATCGCGCCAGGTGGTGACGCCGCCGATGCCCGAAATCGGCAGGCCACGGGTTTCGGGGTCGCGCGCGATCTCAGCCACCATGTTGAGCGCGATGGGCTTGACCGCCGGGCCGCAATAGCCGCCATGGCTGCCCTTGCCGTCGATGGAAGGTTCGGGGCTGAAACTGTCGAGATTGACGGAGGTGATGGAGGAGACGGTGTTGATGAGCGACACGGCATCCGCCCCGCCCTGTTTCGCCGCCCGCGCAGGCCCCCGGATATCGGTGATGTTGGGCGTCAGTTTCACGATGACGGGCATGCGGGTGGTCTGCTTGCACCAGCGGGTGATCGCCTCGATCAGGTCGGGGGCCTGGCCAACGGCGCTGCCCATGCCGCGTTCGCTCATGCCGTGCGGGCAGCCGCAATTGAGCTCGATCCCGTCGGCACCGGTTTCCTCGACAAGCGGCAAGATCGCCTTCCACGCCTGTTCCTCGCAGGGCACCATGAGCGAGACGATCATGGCGCGGTCGGGCCATTTGCGCTTGACCTCCTTGATCTCGCGCAGGTTCACCTCGAGCGGGCGGTCGGTGATCAATTCGATGTTGTTGAGCCCCAGAAGCCGCCGGTCCGCGCCCCAGATCGCGCCGTAGCGCGGGCCGTTGACGTTGACGACGGGCGGCCCGGCCTCGCCCAGCGTTTTCCAGACGACACCGCCCCAGCCGGCCTGAAAGGCGCGTTCGACATTATAGGCCTTGTCGGTCGGCGGGGCCGAGGCCAGCCAGAACGGGTTGGGCGATTTGATGCCGAGGAAGGTGGAGGTAAGATCTGCCATGGTCCCGGTCTCCCTGTTTGCGAGCCCGAATTTTCGTCCGAAAATTCGGGGGTTGCGATTATTCGTACGAATAATCGCGTTAGGTGGTCAGCGTGGCGTGGATGTCTTCGGCAGCGTCCCGGCCCTCTGCGACGGCGGTGACGGTCAGGTCCTCGCCCCCCGCCGCGCAATCGCCGCCGGCCCAGATGCCCGCCTTGCTCGTGCGGCCCGAACCGCTGACCGCGATCTTGCCGCCCGTGATTTCCAGCCCATCGGGCGCGCCGTCGAGGGTCTGGCCGATGGCTTTGAGCACCTGATCGGCGGGAATGTCGAAGGTTTCGCCGGTGCCGACAAGCGACCGACCCTCGGACCGCGTGTATTCGACCCGCACCCCCGTGACCGCGCCATTGCCGAGGATTGCGACGGGCATGGCGTTGAAGATGAAGCGCACCCCCTTGGAGGCTGCCAGATCCTGTTCGTAGCGGCTGGCGGGCATCGCGTCGCGGCCGCGCCGGTACAGGATCGTCACGCTTTCGGCCCCCAGAAGCTTGGATTGGACCGCCGCGTCGATGGCGGTCATGCCGCCGCCGATGACCACCACGTTGCGCCCGACAGGCAGCGCGGACAGATCGCCGGATTGGCGCAGATCCGAAATGAAATCAACGGCATCGCGGACGCCTGAACGGTCCTCTCCCGCCGCGCGGAGGGCATTCACCCCCGCCAGACCCATGCCGAGAAAGACGGCGTCGAAGCCGGAGCTGAGCGCGTCAAGCGTGATGTCACGGCCCAGCGCCTTGCCGGTTTCCATCGTGATGCCGCCGATCTTGAGCAGCCAATCGACCTCGGCCTTGGCGAAATTTCCAACGGATTTGTAATAGGCGATGCCGTATTCGTTGAGGCCGCCGCCCTTGGGCCGCGCATCATAGATCGTCACGTCATGGCCATGCATCGCAAGGCGATGCGCGCAGGCGAGCCCCGCAGGACCCGCGCCCACGATCGCCACGCGTTTGCCCGTGGGGGCTGCGCGGGTGAAGGGGTGGATGCCCTGTTCCATCAGCGTATCGGTGGCAAAGCGTTGCAGGCGGCCGATCTCGACCGGTTTGCCCTCGGCGGTTTCGCGGACGCAGGCTTCTTCGCAGAGTGTCTCGGTCGGGCAGACGCGGGCGCACATGCCGCCCAGAATGTTCTGATCGAAAATGGTTTTCGCCGCCGCCTCGGGCGTGCCGGTGGCGATCTGGCGGATGAAAAGCGGGATGTCGATCGAGGTGGGACAGGCCGTGATGCAGGGCGCATCATGGCAGAAATAGCAGCGGTCGGCGGCCACCAGCGCCTCATGCGCATCGAGCGGCGCGTGCAGATCGGCGAAGTTTTCGGCGAGCGTCGCGGCATCGAGCCGGGCGGCGGCGATGCCGGGGGTGAAAGGGCTGTTCGTCATCGGGCGCATCTCCCTGCGAGCGAATGGCTGTGATCTGGGTCGAGGCTGGCACGGGTCCCAAATTTTATCAAATGGTAAATTTCTGGAGCCATATGTTTCGCAAGTCTTAATGGCGCGTCCCGGTCAGGCTGCCGAAAAAACGGGCAGAGGGAGGATGACGACGGATGCACGGGGCGGGTTTTCCCCGCACGATGCCTGCGCTATACGCGTCAGCCAGACGGCCCGTACGACCGGGCGGAGCGCGGCAAGGGTTTGGTCCCGCCGCCGAGCTGCGAGGACAGACATGAGCGACAAGACCGATGCGACCCGCGCCAGTGACGTGGCCTTCATCAAGGCCCTTGCGGAGCTGCTGGACAGCAATGACCTGACCGAGATCCAGGTGAAGCGGGAATACGGCGAGAACGACTGGCTCAACGTGCGCGTGGCGCGTGGCGGCGTGATGGTGCAGGCGCCGATGCAGATGGCCGCCCCGCAGATGCTGGCCCCGCAGGTCGCCCCGGCCCCCGCCGCTGCCGCAGCCAGCGCCGCCGCCGCGCCGACCGGCGATCCGGCGCAGGCGCCCGGCGCCGTGACCTCGCCCATGGTGGGCACGGTCTATCTGCAGGCGGAACCGGGATCGAAGCCCTTTGTCGCGGTGGGCGACCAGGTGGCCGAGGGTCAGACGCTGCTGATCGTCGAGGCGATGAAGACGATGAACCAGATCCCCGCGCCGCGCGCGGGCACCGTCAAGCGCATCCTCGTCGAGGATGGCGCGCCCGTCGAATACGGCGCGCCGCTCATGATCATCGAGTGAGCGGGGCGTAGCGCAATGTTCAACAAGATCCTCATCGCCAACCGCGGCGAGATCGCGCTGCGTGTCATCCGGGCCGCGCGCGAGATGGGGGTGGCGACCGTCGCGGTCCATTCCACCGCCGACAGCGACGCGATGCATGTGCGCATGGCCGACGAGGCGATCTGCATCGGGCCGCCGCCGTCGGGTCAATCCTACCTGTCGATGCCCGCGCTGATTTCGGCCTGCGAGATCACCGGCGCGGAAGCGATCCATCCCGGCTACGGCTTCTTGTCGGAAAACGCCAATTTCGTGCAGGCGGTCGAGGATCACGGGATCAAGTTCATCGGCCCCTCGGCGGAACATATCCGCCTGATGGGCGACAAGATCACCGCCAAGGACACGATGAAGAAGCTGGGCGTGCCCTGCGTTCCGGGATCGGAGGGCGGCGTTCATCACCTGGACACCGCCTATGCGGTCGCCAAGGAAGCGGGCTATCCGGTCATCGTGAAGGCCACGGCGGGCGGCGGCGGGCGCGGCATGAAGCTGGCGCGGACCGAGGCGGAGCTGGAAACGGCCTTTCGCACCGCGCGGAGCGAGGCCAAGGCGGCTTTCGGCAATGACGAGGTCTATATCGAGAAATATCTCGGGCGGCCCCGGCATATCGAGGTGCAGGTTTTCGGCGACGGCAAGGGCCGCGCCGTGCATCTGGGCGAGCGGGATTGTTCGTTGCAGCGCCGCCACCAGAAGGTGTTCGAGGAGGCCCCCGGCCCCGCCATCGACCGCGAGACGCGCGACCGGATCGGGGCGACCTGTGCCAAGGCGGTCGCCGATCTGGGCTACGAGGGCGCGGGCACGATCGAATTCCTGTATGAGGATGGCGAGTTCTTTTTCATCGAGATGAACACGCGGCTTCAGGTCGAACATCCGGTGACGGAGGCGATTTTCGGCGTGGACCTCGTGCGCGAGCAGATCCGCGTGGCGGCGGGCCTGCCCATGTCCTTCGAACAGGGGGATCTGGAGGTCAACGGGCATGCGATCGAAGTGCGCATCAATGCCGAGAAACTGCCCAATTTCTCGCCCTCGCCGGGGCGGATCACGCAATATCACGCGCCGGGCGGATTGGGCGTTCGGATGGACAGCGCGATCTACGACGGCTACCGCATCCCGCCCTATTACGACAGC contains:
- a CDS encoding ABC transporter permease, with the protein product MKATAIPPWGLPALGAALIALAALTDTRLALILAVWFGAWALNATLADRARGRGSRFLVPLIFGVTLLALWEMAVQLYDISFVILPAPSAIWARMVTETATLWADFQQTILKGALAGYIMGCGAAFLAALAVDRSPFLQKGLLPVGNFIAALPIVGTAPIFVMWFGFGWQSKSAVVVAMVFFPMLVNCVQGLKASDQMQRDLMRTYAASYGQTLVKLRLPTAMPFIFNGLKICTTLALIGAIVAEFFGSPTVGMGFRIKIEMGRLAMDMVWAEIAVAALAGSGFYGLVALIEKRLTFWHPSQRRG
- a CDS encoding ABC transporter ATP-binding protein, whose translation is MNTAPQSPVIAAENLDLVFQTADGPVQALRDVSLTIDKGDFVSFIGPSGCGKTTFLRVIAALEHPTGGTITVNGMSPEEARLNRAYGYVFQAAGLYPWRTIEKNIALPLEIMGFDRAEQEKRVNNVLQLVDLAGFGKKFPWQLSGGMQQRASIARALAFDADILLMDEPFGALDEIVRDHLNEQLLKLWARTEKTIGFVTHSIPEAVYLSTKIVVMSPRPGRITDVIESDLPRERPLDIRDTPEFLAIAHRVREGLRAGHAYDD
- the hydA gene encoding dihydropyrimidinase; this translates as MSSTVIKGGTIVTGDLSYAADVRIEGGRITEIGPNLSGDTVLDATGAYVMPGGIDPHTHLEMPFMGTYSADDFESGTRAALSGGTTMVVDFALPSPGQGLLDALQMWDNKAGRANCDYSYHMAVTWWGEQVFDEMKTVIEDRGINTFKHFMAYKGALMVNDDELFASFNRLAELGGIAMVHAENGDVVAELTAKLLAEGNTGPEAHAYSRPAQVEGEATNRAIMIADMAGVPLYVVHVSSEDAHEAIRRARSLGKRVWGEPLIQHLTLDESEYFHPDWDHAARRVMSPPFRNKKHQDSLWAGLMSGSLSVVATDHCAFTTEQKRYGIGDFSKIPNGTGGLEDRMPMLWTHGVATGRITPNEFVAITSTNIAKILNCYPKKGAILVGADADIVVWDPTKEKTITAGSQQSAIDYNVFEGHKVKGLPRFTLTRGHVAVHDGEIRTQEGHGQFVKRPGNGTVNRALSTWKDLTAPRPVERTGIPATGV
- a CDS encoding Zn-dependent hydrolase; amino-acid sequence: MPAPAENMRIDGERLWNSLMDMARIGPGVAGGNNRQTLTDEDAEGRALFQSWCEAAGCTMGVDQIGNMFARREGTDPDALPVYVGSHLDTQPTGGKYDGVLGVLGGLEVIRTLNDLNIKTKHPIVVVNWTNEEGTRFAPAMLASGVFAGRHTLDWAYDRVDAKGKRFGDELERIGWKGSEPVGARKMHAMFELHIEQGPILEAEGKDIGVVTHGQGLRWIECTVTGKESHTGSTPMHMRKNAGRGLALVTELVHEIAMKNQPGAVGAIGHIDVYPNSRNIIPGKVVFTVDMRSHLLDKLNAMVDELLDRAPALCEGIGVNFEARIVGQFDPPAFDEGCVNTIRQAAERLGYSHMDIVSGAGHDACWINDLAPTAMVMCPCVDGLSHNEAEEISPEWAAAGCNVLFHAVVDTAEIVE
- a CDS encoding ABC transporter permease, with translation MSALADTARPRAPGALSALASAVLPVLTIVLAIVAIWYAASVMMNRAWTLDQIARQNLEMTTMEIVAATMNQERPVLPTPHQVFNELWSTTAGEPIMRERRGEMQGNPRNLIFHAYHTLWPTILGFGIGSFLGILLAVGIVHSRAMDMSVMPWAIASQTIPILAIAPIIVVVVSNLPALNNAVDQGWISEDTKLLVPKALISSYLSFFPVVVGMVAGLRSPNAMDLDLMRTWSASRGQTFWKLRLPASVPFLFTSLKVSIAAALVGTIVAELPTGARFGLGARLLTGSYYGQTIQIWSALFMAAICAAALVILLGALEKLVLRRMGARP
- a CDS encoding EamA family transporter encodes the protein MSAGLTLWLGGAMLVFLAASATLRHYVDNSKFWVLLIALCLYTLGNLMMVRLMRESGMAVAISVSAVLQLVLASAVGLTVFGERPTLQQAAGLALGIVAVALIVWPHRGQG
- a CDS encoding aspartate aminotransferase family protein, with translation MALDRSNPVPNDLSAFWMPFTANRQFKKTPRMFVSADRMHYKTADGREVLDGTAGLWCCNAGHNRPKIVEAIRQQAGELDYAPAFQMGHPKAFDLANRLRDLAPPPFEHVFFTNSGSEAVDTALKIAIAYQRAIGQGTRTRLIGRERGYHGVGFGGISVGGIVNNRKFFGTLMTGVDHLPHTHLPAQNAFSRGQPDHGAHLADELERIVALHGPETIAAVIVEPMAGSTGVLMPPKGYLEKLREICTRHGILLIFDEVITGFGRLGSPFAADHFGVMPDMITCAKGLTNGVIPMGAVLATKDIHDAFMQGPEHLIELFHGYTYSGNPIASAAGLATLETYREEGLFERAAEMAPYWEDAVHSLRDCPHVIDIRNMGLIAGIELEPIPGEPTKRAFSAFLEAYEKGVLIRTTGDIIAMSPPLIIEKAHIDQLVGTLRDILHRLH
- a CDS encoding TetR family transcriptional regulator C-terminal domain-containing protein, with amino-acid sequence MAVASPRTPARPRTRTRIQTKNRETILEAALEVFSQHGFRGATLDMIAAEAGLSKPNLLYYFPSKEAIHVTLLSQLMNTWLDPLRALDPGGDPVAEILGYARRKLEMSRDFPRESRLFANEIVQGAPRMQAALASDLKTLVDEKSAVIRGWAAQGKIADVDPHHLIFSIWALTQHYADFDVQVRAVLGGARDPIAEAEVFLDTLFRRLLAP